Proteins from a genomic interval of Diaminobutyricimonas aerilata:
- a CDS encoding UDP-N-acetylmuramoyl-tripeptide--D-alanyl-D-alanine ligase yields the protein MIALALQEIADIVGGRLVLPADSAADALVDGTVETDSRRVTAGSIFFALPGEVTDGHLFAPAAVDAGAALVVAERDPEVTAPVVVVPDGVAALHALATEIVRRVRSRGRMRVVGITGSNGKTTTKNLLAAALGAHGRTVAPRESFNNHVGAPISMLMIDDDTEYLVVEMGASGIGHIARLAAIARPDIAVVLKVGLAHAGEFGGVEATQRAKSELVQALGADGVAVLNADDPRVAAMSALAPGRVHWFGLSNDAETRADHIAASASGTTFELHAGGTRRTVALRILGEHHVMNALATLAVVSELGVPLEPAVEAIEAVARAERWRMEVLPREDGVVVINDAYNASPDSMAAALKTLAQITPPEGRSFAVLGEMAELGEFADEEHDRLGRLVVRLNISQLIVVGHGARHIHNAAGLEGSWDGESRFVADADAAYAVLRDELRAGDVVLVKSSKSAGLRFLGDRLGGLTP from the coding sequence GTGATCGCTCTCGCGCTCCAGGAGATCGCCGACATCGTCGGCGGGCGTCTCGTGCTGCCCGCGGACAGCGCGGCCGACGCCCTCGTCGACGGGACCGTGGAGACCGACTCGCGCCGCGTGACCGCCGGGTCGATCTTCTTCGCGTTGCCCGGAGAGGTCACCGACGGACACCTGTTCGCCCCCGCCGCGGTCGACGCGGGGGCGGCGCTCGTGGTCGCGGAACGCGACCCCGAGGTGACGGCTCCGGTCGTCGTGGTGCCGGACGGGGTCGCCGCCCTGCACGCGCTCGCGACGGAGATCGTGCGCCGAGTGCGCTCGCGCGGGCGGATGCGCGTCGTCGGGATCACCGGCTCGAACGGCAAGACCACCACCAAGAACCTGCTCGCCGCCGCGCTCGGCGCCCACGGGCGCACCGTGGCACCGCGCGAGTCGTTCAACAACCACGTCGGCGCGCCGATCTCGATGCTCATGATCGACGACGACACCGAGTACCTCGTCGTCGAGATGGGGGCGAGCGGCATCGGCCACATCGCCCGGCTCGCCGCGATCGCACGCCCCGACATCGCGGTCGTGCTCAAGGTCGGTCTCGCCCACGCCGGCGAGTTCGGCGGGGTGGAGGCGACCCAGCGCGCCAAGTCGGAACTCGTGCAGGCGCTCGGCGCCGACGGCGTCGCGGTGCTCAACGCCGACGACCCGCGGGTCGCCGCGATGAGTGCGCTCGCCCCCGGGCGGGTGCACTGGTTCGGGCTCTCGAACGACGCCGAGACCCGGGCGGACCACATCGCGGCCTCGGCGAGCGGCACGACCTTCGAACTGCACGCGGGCGGGACGCGGCGGACCGTCGCCCTGCGCATCCTCGGTGAGCACCACGTCATGAACGCGCTCGCCACCCTCGCCGTCGTGTCCGAGCTCGGCGTGCCGCTCGAGCCCGCCGTCGAGGCGATCGAAGCGGTCGCCCGCGCCGAGCGGTGGCGCATGGAGGTGCTGCCGCGGGAAGACGGCGTCGTGGTCATCAACGACGCCTACAACGCGAGTCCCGACTCGATGGCCGCGGCCCTGAAGACGCTCGCCCAGATCACGCCCCCCGAGGGGCGCTCGTTCGCCGTCCTCGGCGAGATGGCCGAGCTGGGGGAGTTCGCCGACGAGGAACACGACCGACTCGGCCGGCTCGTCGTGCGGCTCAACATCTCGCAGCTCATCGTCGTGGGTCACGGTGCGCGGCACATCCACAACGCGGCCGGACTCGAAGGATCGTGGGACGGCGAGTCCCGATTCGTCGCCGACGCGGACGCCGCTTACGCTGTGCTGCGTGACGAACTGCGAGCGGGGGACGTCGTGCTCGTGAAGTCCTCGAAGTCGGCCGGTCTGCGCTTCCTCGGCGACCGGCTGGGCGGGCTCACACCGTGA